One window of Halopelagius longus genomic DNA carries:
- a CDS encoding excinuclease ABC subunit C has protein sequence MDESGVRARAKDLPTEPGVYQFYRDDTVLYVGKAVNIRDRVRSYADPRGARIRQMVERADRIDFAVTDTETQALLLEANLIKRHQPRYNVRLKDDKSYPLVQLTDHPVPRIEVTRDPEEGATVFGPFTDKGRVETVVKALRETYGVRGCSDHKYANRDRPCLDYEMGLCTAPCTGEISEADYREDVASVVRFFEGETGVLADPLRRAMESAAQEENFERAANLRDKLDAVESFHGAGEEAVAARTDERAVDVLGVAVEGDAATVARLHSERGQLVDRSSHRLDAPEGGDKSAAVLSAFLTQYYAERTLPDAVLLSERPDDDDVTAWLNAEGVAVRVPGAGREARLVELALKNARRGPGRNDELGALADALGLPPISRIEGFDVSHAQGTAVVGSDVCFVEGSAEKSDYRRKKLPDRNDDYANMRELVRWRAERAVEGRDDRPDPDLLLVDGGDGQLGAALDALAEVGWDVPAVALAKEEELVITEDGVRDWPNDAPHLHVLQRVRDEAHRFAVQYHQTLRDEVKTVLDDVPGVGPKTRRALLRRFGSVENVRGASVGDLTDVPGVGEGTAETLKERL, from the coding sequence ATGGACGAAAGCGGCGTCAGAGCGCGCGCCAAGGACCTTCCGACGGAGCCCGGCGTCTACCAGTTCTACCGGGACGACACCGTCCTCTACGTCGGAAAGGCCGTGAACATCCGCGACCGGGTGCGGTCGTACGCCGACCCGCGCGGGGCGCGCATCCGTCAGATGGTCGAACGCGCCGACCGAATCGACTTCGCCGTCACGGACACCGAGACGCAGGCACTCCTCCTCGAAGCGAACCTCATCAAGCGCCACCAACCGCGGTACAACGTCCGCCTGAAGGACGACAAGTCCTATCCGCTGGTCCAGTTGACGGACCACCCCGTGCCGCGCATCGAGGTGACGCGCGACCCCGAGGAGGGCGCGACGGTGTTCGGCCCGTTCACCGACAAGGGACGGGTCGAGACGGTGGTGAAGGCACTCCGAGAGACGTACGGCGTCCGCGGGTGTTCCGACCACAAGTACGCCAACCGCGACCGGCCGTGCCTCGACTACGAGATGGGCCTCTGTACCGCCCCCTGCACGGGCGAGATTTCGGAGGCGGACTACCGCGAGGACGTGGCGTCGGTCGTCCGGTTCTTCGAGGGCGAGACGGGCGTCCTCGCGGACCCCCTGCGGCGGGCGATGGAGTCCGCCGCCCAAGAGGAGAACTTCGAACGCGCGGCGAACCTCCGGGACAAACTCGACGCGGTGGAGTCGTTCCACGGCGCGGGCGAGGAGGCGGTGGCCGCGCGGACGGACGAACGCGCCGTGGACGTTCTCGGCGTCGCCGTCGAGGGCGACGCGGCGACGGTGGCCCGCCTCCACAGCGAACGCGGACAACTCGTCGACCGGTCGAGTCACCGCCTCGACGCGCCCGAGGGCGGCGACAAGAGCGCCGCCGTCCTCTCGGCGTTTCTCACGCAGTACTACGCCGAACGGACGCTTCCGGACGCCGTGTTGCTCTCGGAACGCCCCGACGACGACGACGTGACGGCGTGGTTGAACGCCGAGGGCGTCGCCGTCCGCGTCCCCGGCGCGGGCCGGGAGGCGAGACTGGTCGAGCTCGCCCTGAAGAACGCCAGACGCGGGCCGGGTCGAAACGACGAACTCGGCGCTCTCGCGGACGCACTCGGCCTGCCGCCGATATCCCGCATCGAGGGGTTCGACGTGAGTCACGCCCAAGGCACCGCCGTCGTCGGGAGCGACGTCTGCTTCGTCGAGGGGTCCGCCGAGAAGTCCGACTACCGGCGGAAGAAACTCCCCGACCGGAACGACGACTACGCGAACATGCGCGAACTCGTGCGCTGGCGGGCGGAACGCGCCGTCGAGGGGCGCGACGACAGACCCGACCCGGACCTCCTCCTCGTCGACGGCGGCGACGGCCAACTCGGCGCGGCCTTAGACGCCCTCGCGGAAGTCGGGTGGGACGTACCCGCCGTCGCCCTCGCGAAGGAGGAGGAACTCGTCATCACGGAAGACGGGGTGCGCGACTGGCCGAACGACGCGCCGCACCTGCACGTCCTCCAACGGGTGCGCGACGAGGCGCACCGCTTCGCCGTCCAGTACCACCAGACCCTCCGCGACGAGGTGAAGACGGTGTTGGACGACGTGCCCGGCGTCGGCCCGAAGACGCGGCGGGCCCTCCTCCGGCGGTTCGGGAGCGTCGAGAACGTCCGCGGGGCGTCGGTGGGCGACCTGACGGACGTACCGGGCGTCGGCGAGGGGACGGCCGAGACGCTGAAAGAACGCCTCTGA
- a CDS encoding DUF7344 domain-containing protein — protein sequence MVPSTCDTLHELLAARRRRDTLAAVVEANRPLTRREIARRVAARTEDGLRGPDDHPDREINELEVELRHRHLPPLLDADAVTRSESDRFAATTLGHDLYRAERAFRAVVGDSAEEPAVRGRASTNGVDERRSSGRRANSGNVAGGTPASSQASPDDVGERSSAGRATKVRGVADENGTDDELVLSVSWAAVEAIDYLVASDDRWSTHPGYDEAIRTAVLEASK from the coding sequence ATGGTCCCCTCCACTTGTGATACCCTCCACGAACTGCTCGCCGCCCGACGGCGACGCGACACCCTCGCCGCCGTGGTCGAGGCGAATCGACCGCTGACGCGGCGGGAAATCGCTCGTCGCGTCGCCGCCCGAACCGAAGACGGACTCCGCGGGCCGGACGACCACCCGGACCGGGAGATAAACGAACTGGAGGTGGAACTGCGCCACCGCCACCTCCCGCCGTTGCTCGACGCGGATGCGGTCACGAGAAGCGAGAGCGACCGCTTCGCCGCGACGACGTTGGGCCACGACCTCTACCGGGCCGAACGCGCGTTCCGTGCGGTGGTCGGCGACTCGGCCGAGGAACCCGCGGTACGCGGCCGGGCGTCGACGAACGGCGTCGACGAACGGCGTTCGTCGGGCCGTCGGGCGAACTCCGGAAACGTTGCCGGTGGGACCCCGGCGAGCAGTCAGGCTTCGCCTGACGACGTCGGCGAACGGAGTTCGGCGGGCCGCGCAACGAAAGTTCGCGGCGTCGCCGACGAGAACGGCACCGACGACGAACTCGTCCTCTCCGTCAGTTGGGCCGCCGTCGAGGCCATCGACTACCTCGTCGCGTCGGACGACCGGTGGTCGACGCACCCCGGGTACGACGAGGCCATCCGAACGGCCGTCCTCGAAGCGTCGAAGTAA
- a CDS encoding ABC transporter ATP-binding protein: protein MAAIELDGVTKRYEDVTAVSELSLTVEEGEVFGFLGPNGAGKSTTINILLDFVRATEGAVRVLGHDAHRESVAVRSRTGVLPEGFDVYDRLTGRAHIEFAMDSKGVEGDPDAILERVGIADAADRKAGGYSKGMRQRLALGMALIGDPDLLILDEPSSGLDPAGAKEMREIVLQEAERGTTVFFSSHVLEQVEAVCDRVGIMREGELVAEDTIEGLREAVGTESTLRVTTAGDAVPDTDALTALDGVSSVSTDGETLLVSCDGDAKTAVIGELESQGIEVTDFETREASLEDLFLAYTGRDDEGADEAEVRA from the coding sequence ATGGCCGCCATCGAACTGGACGGGGTGACGAAGCGGTACGAAGACGTCACCGCCGTCTCGGAGCTCTCCCTTACGGTCGAAGAAGGGGAGGTGTTCGGCTTTCTCGGGCCGAACGGAGCGGGGAAATCGACCACTATCAACATCCTCCTGGATTTCGTCCGCGCGACGGAGGGCGCGGTTCGCGTCCTCGGACACGACGCCCACAGAGAGAGCGTCGCCGTCCGGTCGCGGACCGGCGTCCTCCCGGAGGGATTCGACGTGTACGACCGCCTCACCGGACGCGCCCACATCGAGTTCGCCATGGACTCGAAGGGCGTCGAGGGTGACCCCGACGCGATCCTCGAACGCGTCGGCATCGCCGACGCGGCGGACAGGAAGGCGGGAGGCTACTCGAAAGGGATGCGTCAGCGTCTCGCACTCGGGATGGCCCTCATCGGCGACCCGGACCTCCTCATCTTGGACGAACCCTCCTCGGGTCTCGACCCCGCGGGAGCGAAGGAGATGCGCGAAATCGTCCTGCAGGAGGCCGAACGCGGGACGACGGTGTTCTTCTCCAGCCACGTCCTCGAACAGGTCGAGGCGGTCTGCGACCGCGTCGGCATCATGCGCGAGGGCGAACTCGTCGCCGAAGACACTATCGAGGGCCTCCGCGAGGCCGTCGGCACGGAATCGACGCTCCGCGTCACCACCGCGGGCGACGCCGTCCCCGACACCGACGCCCTCACCGCCCTCGACGGCGTCAGTTCCGTCTCCACCGACGGCGAAACGCTTCTCGTCTCCTGCGACGGCGACGCGAAGACGGCCGTCATCGGCGAACTCGAGTCGCAAGGTATCGAGGTGACCGACTTCGAGACGCGCGAGGCGTCGCTCGAAGACCTCTTCTTGGCCTACACCGGTCGGGACGACGAAGGTGCCGACGAAGCGGAGGTACGCGCATGA
- a CDS encoding ABC transporter permease, which translates to MTWRAVAEKDFRDAIRSRWLFGATAFFVLFVGGATALFFGMLLPPDARDASNLFGFFANLGVFSLSFPGLLALILGFIGLSTSYGAIIDERESGSLKLMLSLPNSRRDVVVGKLLGRSAVVAVALLAGFLAAFVGFLATGTSVDYGAFVPHVALTVILGVAFVSIGLGISAAADSNREATLATLGLYLIFGILWSSIAEGIPKLINYVAEQAPFVSPLENLTRVKIGLFLKYVNPLKTYETLAAQVYYGAGQARLVSAAFGEQVALGPVFQEGMPFYFTGWFLMLVLLAWVVAPVALGYYVFEKRDL; encoded by the coding sequence ATGACGTGGCGCGCAGTCGCGGAGAAGGACTTCCGGGACGCCATCCGGTCGCGGTGGCTGTTCGGCGCGACGGCCTTCTTCGTCCTGTTCGTCGGCGGGGCCACCGCCCTGTTCTTCGGGATGCTCCTGCCGCCGGACGCCCGCGACGCGTCGAACCTGTTCGGGTTCTTCGCGAACCTCGGCGTCTTCAGCCTCTCGTTCCCCGGTCTGTTGGCGCTCATCCTCGGATTCATCGGTCTCTCCACCTCGTACGGCGCGATAATCGACGAGCGCGAGTCCGGGTCGCTGAAGCTGATGCTGTCGCTCCCGAACTCCCGGCGCGACGTCGTCGTCGGTAAGCTCCTCGGTCGGAGCGCCGTCGTCGCCGTCGCCCTCCTGGCGGGCTTCCTCGCGGCGTTCGTCGGCTTCCTCGCGACGGGAACTTCCGTCGATTACGGCGCGTTCGTCCCGCACGTCGCCCTGACGGTCATCCTCGGCGTCGCCTTCGTCTCCATCGGCCTCGGCATCTCCGCCGCCGCCGACTCCAATCGCGAGGCGACGCTTGCGACGTTGGGTCTGTACCTCATCTTCGGCATCCTCTGGTCGTCCATCGCGGAGGGGATTCCGAAACTCATCAACTACGTCGCCGAGCAGGCCCCCTTCGTCTCGCCGTTAGAGAACCTCACGCGGGTCAAAATCGGCCTGTTCCTGAAGTACGTCAACCCGCTGAAGACGTACGAGACGCTCGCGGCGCAGGTGTACTACGGCGCGGGACAGGCCCGCCTCGTCTCCGCCGCCTTCGGCGAACAGGTCGCTCTCGGCCCGGTGTTCCAAGAGGGCATGCCGTTCTACTTCACCGGCTGGTTCCTCATGCTCGTGCTGTTGGCGTGGGTGGTCGCTCCGGTCGCTCTCGGCTACTACGTCTTCGAGAAGCGCGACCTGTAA
- a CDS encoding YqcI/YcgG family protein, with protein MDKTALLFDRSELQNAIEAEELAAWKKKRYTAFRETMRETRYPCHFAVNAERNDTARYLFVGSPRDRDALFKLKAGLQGYLEQHQSIADRTTLVVFFEPPDEERSEQEYRDRFWRALEFLNERDPKPWPSDVPEDPNDPEWEFCFCGESMFIVGRAPFYTDRKSRYTPYGLEITIQPRRVLDDISGDTAEGRRARSIIRERLDEYDDVSPHPDIGDYGDPDTREWKQYLLPTSNDESLSEFPIEIETEGS; from the coding sequence ATGGATAAGACAGCGCTGCTGTTCGACCGGTCCGAGTTACAGAACGCGATAGAGGCGGAGGAGCTCGCCGCGTGGAAGAAAAAGAGATATACTGCGTTCAGAGAGACGATGCGAGAGACCCGCTACCCGTGTCACTTCGCGGTGAACGCTGAACGGAACGATACCGCTCGTTACCTCTTCGTCGGGAGTCCTCGCGACCGTGATGCGCTCTTCAAACTAAAAGCGGGGTTGCAAGGATATCTCGAACAGCACCAGTCGATAGCCGACCGAACGACCTTGGTGGTGTTTTTCGAACCTCCCGACGAAGAGCGAAGCGAGCAGGAGTACCGTGATCGATTCTGGAGGGCGCTCGAGTTCCTAAACGAACGGGATCCGAAACCATGGCCTAGCGACGTTCCCGAGGACCCGAACGACCCGGAGTGGGAATTTTGTTTCTGTGGAGAGTCGATGTTCATCGTCGGGCGCGCTCCGTTCTATACGGATCGGAAGAGCAGATACACACCGTACGGACTAGAGATAACGATCCAACCACGGAGAGTTCTCGACGACATCAGCGGAGATACGGCGGAAGGCCGGCGCGCCCGCTCGATCATCAGAGAGCGACTGGATGAGTACGACGACGTTTCTCCTCATCCGGACATCGGTGACTACGGCGACCCTGACACGCGAGAGTGGAAGCAGTACTTGCTCCCGACGTCCAACGATGAAAGCCTCAGCGAGTTCCCCATCGAGATAGAAACTGAGGGGTCGTAG
- the cysC gene encoding adenylyl-sulfate kinase, whose product MSGETIWLFGLPCSGKTTLAEGLVGPSTVHLDGDYLRNTLNSDLGFSKEDRTENLRRAAGVAQALNDQGFDVVASFITPYRSQRELIAEKVEDVSFVHVDAPLEVCEERDVKGMYEQARNGEIEGFTGIDAPFEEPAEEGVELAVRTARRSEEESIKEINGELGFKFDPSHIFIGRWQPLHDGHRTIIDSAADNGKDVVIAIRDTELSEKNPLTAQERRELIEGVYEDHPNVETMIIPDVDTVAIGRDVGYSVVSVPEEVAEISGTETRKQYEKSELLAGQHLEK is encoded by the coding sequence ATGTCCGGAGAGACGATATGGCTTTTCGGACTGCCGTGTTCCGGAAAGACGACCCTCGCCGAGGGATTGGTCGGTCCGAGCACGGTCCATCTGGACGGAGATTATCTCCGAAACACCCTCAATTCCGACCTCGGTTTCTCCAAGGAAGACCGAACCGAGAACCTCAGGCGAGCTGCCGGAGTCGCACAGGCGTTGAACGACCAAGGGTTCGACGTCGTCGCGTCGTTCATCACTCCGTACCGCTCTCAGCGAGAACTGATCGCCGAGAAGGTCGAGGACGTCTCGTTCGTCCACGTCGACGCACCCCTCGAAGTGTGCGAGGAACGCGATGTGAAGGGGATGTACGAACAGGCACGTAACGGAGAGATCGAGGGTTTCACCGGTATCGACGCGCCGTTCGAGGAGCCGGCGGAAGAGGGGGTAGAACTCGCGGTTCGGACGGCGAGGCGTTCAGAGGAAGAGAGTATCAAGGAGATCAACGGAGAACTGGGGTTCAAATTCGACCCGAGCCACATCTTCATCGGTCGCTGGCAGCCACTCCACGACGGACACCGGACGATCATCGATTCAGCCGCCGATAACGGAAAAGACGTCGTTATCGCCATCCGAGACACCGAACTCAGCGAGAAGAATCCGCTCACCGCACAGGAGCGCCGAGAACTGATCGAGGGCGTGTACGAGGACCATCCGAACGTGGAGACCATGATCATCCCGGACGTAGACACGGTCGCCATCGGACGGGACGTCGGGTATTCGGTCGTCTCGGTACCGGAAGAGGTCGCTGAGATCAGCGGAACCGAGACGCGCAAGCAATACGAGAAGAGCGAACTTCTCGCCGGACAGCATCTCGAGAAATGA
- a CDS encoding sulfotransferase family protein produces MSVEESSVALRERAKQNYERVKNEVISEEKRSVLSEYRADDFDGVLLIATAPRGGSSLLFDILRHHEGTCSLDGEHDRWFTLHGIGYPALESDVVPADFESFDRERLLTDLLAEVGATDRPGDRTHRVDNTLVRLPLQFPERELPYEQIGEQLLEGASLDEILEGFGIPPLQYDEYAERDASSPFEAETIEDRPFVSSHRYKRGLTADDFDRTLVLKASGDAYRLPWIREQLFPETDVKVVHLTRNPAASINGLYDGWQLNRGFQTYDVGDLDIDGYDGSLWCYDLPPGWVREGDLVDVCLMQWAQAHRHILDTRDAFDGVLRVRFEDLLTDTRSTVEEIVDFADLGASELLSENVGNPNKVMTTKEPRHARWRDREEFVKSALAEADEPYTEVVRELGYTEESEWI; encoded by the coding sequence GTGAGTGTCGAAGAGTCGTCAGTCGCTCTCCGAGAGCGAGCCAAGCAGAACTACGAACGCGTGAAAAACGAGGTTATCTCGGAGGAGAAGCGGTCGGTTCTGTCGGAGTACCGGGCCGACGACTTCGACGGCGTACTGCTCATCGCGACGGCACCGAGAGGGGGTAGCAGCCTCCTTTTCGATATCCTTCGTCACCACGAGGGAACGTGTAGTCTCGACGGAGAACACGACAGGTGGTTCACTCTACACGGGATCGGTTACCCCGCGCTGGAGTCCGACGTCGTTCCGGCCGACTTCGAGTCGTTCGATAGGGAGAGGCTCCTGACTGACCTCCTCGCCGAGGTCGGTGCGACCGACCGGCCCGGCGACCGAACGCACCGCGTGGATAACACGCTCGTCCGTCTTCCGTTGCAGTTCCCCGAGCGAGAACTCCCCTACGAGCAGATAGGCGAACAACTGCTCGAGGGAGCGTCGCTCGACGAGATACTCGAAGGGTTCGGAATCCCCCCGTTGCAGTACGATGAGTACGCGGAGCGAGATGCGAGCAGTCCGTTCGAGGCCGAAACGATCGAGGACCGACCGTTCGTCTCCTCGCATCGGTACAAGCGGGGACTGACGGCGGACGACTTCGATCGGACGCTCGTCCTGAAAGCGAGTGGCGACGCGTACCGGCTCCCGTGGATCCGCGAGCAGTTATTCCCCGAGACCGACGTCAAAGTCGTCCATCTCACGCGCAACCCGGCGGCGTCGATCAACGGGCTCTACGACGGGTGGCAGCTGAACAGGGGGTTCCAGACGTACGACGTGGGAGATCTGGATATCGACGGATACGACGGCTCGCTGTGGTGCTACGACCTCCCACCGGGTTGGGTCCGCGAGGGGGACCTCGTCGACGTCTGTCTGATGCAGTGGGCGCAAGCCCATCGCCACATCCTCGATACTCGCGACGCGTTCGACGGCGTCCTTCGAGTCCGGTTCGAGGATCTTCTGACCGACACCCGCTCGACCGTCGAGGAGATCGTCGATTTCGCCGACCTCGGCGCGTCGGAACTGCTCTCCGAGAACGTCGGAAACCCCAACAAGGTGATGACGACGAAAGAGCCGAGACACGCTCGCTGGCGAGATAGAGAAGAGTTTGTCAAGAGTGCGCTCGCGGAGGCCGACGAGCCGTATACCGAGGTCGTCCGGGAGTTGGGCTACACGGAGGAATCGGAGTGGATCTGA
- the ligA gene encoding NAD-dependent DNA ligase LigA, which produces MSEQSPGDAEFETAYADADNPYLVEPDTDFEPVEELSREEAERQVSLLRDAVREHDYRYYVEADPLVADRTYDALFARLQDLEAAFGFDDETSPTGRVGGEPLDELDTVEHVAPMLSIDQSVEAEDVREFDRRVRDEVGEVNYVCEPKFDGLSVEVVYRDGEFERAATRGDGVRGDDVSRQVRTIRSVPLKLRGDYLDSLAVRGEVYMPRDAFREHNRERVEEGKEPFANPRNAAVGTLRQLDPSITAERPLAVFFYDVLDATDAPDTQWETLDRLDAWGLPTNERIERDDDIEGAMAYRDALLADREDLNYEIDGTVIKVDAREKRERLGATNRSVRWAFAYKFPARSEVTTVTDVVVQVGRTGRLTPVALLDPVDVGGVTVSRASLHNPEEIARLGVNVGDEVRIKRAGDVIPDVAGVVEDRSEGTYEFPDSCPVCGSPVERDGPIAYCTGGLDCGAQLVRAVGHYGSRGALDIEGLGEERVEQLVETGLVSELADLYRLEPEELAELDGWGKKSAENLVAEIDDTRTPTLSNFLTALGVPEVGEATARNLAREFGSLDAVMDATEEELRAVDDVGPTVAERIREFFANDRNRSAVEALREEGVEPEARAAESGGDELDGLTFVFTGSLSVTRSEAQELVERHGATATGSVSGNTDYLVVGEGAGQRKRDDAEENDVPELDEEGFAAFLDERGIDYPPE; this is translated from the coding sequence ATGAGCGAACAGTCGCCCGGCGACGCGGAGTTCGAGACGGCCTACGCCGACGCCGACAACCCGTACCTCGTCGAACCCGACACCGACTTCGAACCGGTCGAGGAACTCTCGCGCGAGGAGGCCGAGAGACAGGTGTCGCTCCTGCGCGACGCCGTGCGCGAACACGACTACCGCTACTACGTCGAGGCGGACCCCCTCGTCGCGGACCGGACGTACGACGCGCTGTTCGCCCGCCTGCAGGACCTCGAAGCGGCGTTCGGCTTCGACGACGAGACGAGTCCGACCGGCCGCGTCGGCGGGGAACCGCTGGACGAACTGGATACGGTCGAACACGTCGCGCCGATGCTCTCCATCGACCAGTCGGTCGAAGCCGAGGACGTCCGCGAGTTCGACCGCCGGGTCCGAGACGAAGTGGGCGAGGTCAACTACGTCTGCGAACCGAAGTTCGACGGCCTGTCGGTCGAAGTCGTCTACCGCGACGGCGAGTTCGAACGCGCGGCCACCCGCGGCGACGGCGTTCGCGGCGACGACGTGTCCCGACAGGTGCGGACGATACGCTCCGTGCCGCTGAAACTCCGCGGCGACTACCTCGACTCTCTCGCCGTCCGCGGCGAGGTGTACATGCCGCGCGACGCCTTCCGCGAGCACAACCGCGAACGCGTCGAGGAGGGGAAGGAGCCGTTCGCCAACCCGCGGAACGCCGCCGTCGGGACGCTTCGCCAACTCGACCCCTCGATTACCGCGGAGCGACCGCTCGCGGTGTTCTTCTACGACGTTCTCGACGCGACGGATGCGCCCGACACGCAGTGGGAGACGCTCGACCGACTCGACGCGTGGGGCCTCCCGACGAACGAGCGAATCGAGCGCGACGACGACATCGAGGGCGCGATGGCGTACCGGGACGCGTTGTTGGCCGACCGCGAGGACCTGAACTACGAGATAGACGGGACGGTCATCAAGGTGGACGCCCGCGAGAAACGGGAGCGACTGGGCGCGACGAACCGGTCCGTCCGGTGGGCGTTCGCCTACAAGTTCCCCGCCCGGTCGGAGGTGACGACGGTCACCGACGTGGTAGTGCAGGTCGGTCGGACGGGGCGTCTCACGCCCGTCGCCCTGTTGGACCCCGTGGACGTCGGCGGCGTCACCGTCTCGCGGGCGTCGCTTCACAACCCCGAGGAGATAGCGCGCCTCGGCGTGAACGTCGGCGACGAGGTGCGCATCAAGCGCGCGGGCGACGTGATTCCCGACGTGGCGGGAGTCGTGGAGGACCGCTCGGAGGGCACCTACGAGTTTCCCGACTCCTGCCCCGTCTGCGGCAGTCCGGTCGAACGCGACGGCCCCATCGCCTACTGCACCGGCGGACTCGACTGCGGCGCGCAACTCGTCCGCGCCGTCGGCCACTACGGGAGCAGAGGCGCGTTGGACATCGAAGGACTCGGGGAGGAACGCGTCGAACAACTCGTCGAGACGGGCCTCGTCTCGGAACTCGCCGACCTCTACCGCCTCGAACCCGAGGAACTCGCGGAACTCGACGGGTGGGGGAAGAAGAGCGCCGAGAACCTCGTCGCCGAGATAGACGACACGCGGACCCCGACGCTCTCGAACTTCCTCACCGCCCTCGGCGTCCCCGAGGTGGGCGAGGCGACGGCGCGGAACCTCGCCCGCGAGTTCGGTAGTCTCGACGCCGTGATGGACGCGACGGAGGAGGAACTGCGGGCGGTGGACGACGTGGGACCGACCGTCGCGGAGCGAATCCGGGAGTTCTTCGCGAACGACCGGAACCGGAGCGCCGTCGAGGCACTCCGCGAGGAGGGCGTCGAACCGGAGGCGCGGGCGGCCGAGTCCGGCGGCGACGAACTCGACGGACTCACGTTCGTCTTCACCGGGTCGCTGTCCGTGACGCGGAGCGAAGCGCAGGAACTGGTCGAACGCCACGGCGCGACGGCGACGGGAAGCGTCTCCGGCAACACGGACTACCTCGTCGTCGGCGAGGGCGCGGGACAACGGAAGCGAGACGACGCCGAGGAGAACGACGTGCCCGAGCTGGACGAGGAGGGATTCGCGGCGTTCTTGGACGAACGCGGTATCGACTACCCGCCGGAGTGA